A portion of the Daphnia magna isolate NIES linkage group LG4, ASM2063170v1.1, whole genome shotgun sequence genome contains these proteins:
- the LOC116935242 gene encoding pro-resilin isoform X1 — translation MQVQTVIFFVSLAVVLIAGQEQPQYASGVAKPSYEQQQAPMPHSFAWAVKDEPSKNDYSHQQESDGKVTTGSYRVVLPDGRTQIVAYKADENGYVADVKYEGEARYPEYKPSSYSKPTQSYTEEAKPEYLSA, via the exons ATGCAG GTCCAAACTGTTATCTTCTTCGTTTCATTGGCCGTCGTTTTGATTGCTGGACAGGAGCAGCCTCAATATGCAAGTGGTGTGGCCAAGCCTTCTTACGAGCAACAG CAGGCTCCAATGCCGCATTCCTTTGCCTGGGCTGTTAAAGATGAGCCCAGCAAGAACGACTACTCCCACCAACAGGAAAGCGATGGCAAAGTGACCACCGGCTCCTACCGTGTCGTTTTGCCGGACGGCCGCACTCAGATCGTCGCTTACAAGGCTGATGAAAATGGATACGTTGCCGACGTCAAATACGAAGGTGAAGCTCGGTATCCTGAATACAAGCCATCCTCTTACAGCAAACCAACGCAATCCTATACCGAAGAGGCGAAACCGGAATACCTTTCGGCTTAA
- the LOC116935236 gene encoding glutamate receptor U1 codes for MMIFIDNPSRYKLLVNVILLGTSAFLVGPTSMTTHRTKNPRLSLYQLHLLISSTRSPLVKIPEMAVINYGIIEKIVLDILASHLGFTYDIIPPRDILTAGFLQPNGSWTGTTGQLQRKEVDMCVTLSAAAPSKSKILDVSYPVVYANSAIIIPFPKEASRAWFGISSFQFSVWIAILVTFIVTTVVSWILVRVNSSRLGVKAPTLGYWVVFYFGLWTSQGTTPRGSSIPFRIVCFVTIFGIYIAMNYFTASYTSILSTPVFKTAVNSIEDSAKSRTVKTLLIKGSSTDEHIMSSSDPTFKMLAYQMRRYPERRIVNALTVDDISTIVKDNTALVMVESNAESVIENSYKMNSKCLVTLAEKTFFGRPQVFTYPKNSPIAKAIDYDLLLLHQAGLIQYAEKTAKSQNRCRVSDLANAQAQKIAPLGLKEMSGSLVIVGLGMAISFFIFIVELIFAKMKKAFARK; via the exons ATGATGATTTTTATCGACAATCCTTCACGATACAAGTTGCTTGTTAATGTTATTCTTTTAGGTACATCAGCTTTTTTGGTAGGTCCAACTAGCATGACTACTCACAGAACCAAAAATCCTCGCCTATCGTTGTACCAGTTGCACTTGCTTATTTCAAGTACTAGG AGCCCTTTGGTAAAAATTCCTGAAATGGCCGTCATCAATTATGGGATAATTGAGAAAATTGTGCTAGACATTTTAGCAAGTCATCTTGGTTTCAC GTATGACATTATTCCTCCGCGGGACATTTTAACAGCCGGTTTTCTTCAGCCGAACGGTTCCTGGACTGGAACAACTGGCCAATTGCAACGCAAG GAAGTTGATATGTGTGTGACTTTGAGTGCAGCAGCACCCAGTAAGTCGAAGATACTCGATGTTTCTTATCCCGTGGTATATGCAAATTCAGCTATAATTATCCCTTTTCCAAAAGAAGCTAGCAGAGCATGGTTTGGTATATCATCATTTCAGTTTTCG GTTTGGATTGCCATTTTAGTTACTTTTATTGTTACCACTGTGGTTTCGTGGATACTCGTCCGCGTCAACAGTTCAAGACTGGGCGTTAAGGCTCCCACTTTGGGTTACTGGGTTGTTTTCTATTTCGGTTTGTGGACATCCCAAG GTACTACTCCGAGAGGTTCCTCAATACCGTTTCGaatagtttgttttgttaccATATTTGGCATTTACATCGCCATGAATTACTTTACGGCGTCGTATACTTCTATCCTGTCGACACCTGTATTCAAAACGGCTGTCAATTCTATTGAAGATTCAGCCAAAAGCAGAACGGTTAAGACTCTACTGATCAAAGGATCGAGCACGGACGAGCACATCATG TCGTCATCGGATCCCACATTTAAAATGCTTGCTTATCAAATGCGACGCTATCCTGAAAGAAGAATCGTCAATGCATTGACTGTAGATGACATATCCACCATCGTAAAGGATAATACTGCTCTGGTCATG GTCGAGTCCAATGCAGAATCTGTGATTGAAAATAGCTATAAAATGAACAGTAAATGTCTCGTGACTCTGGCTGAGAAAACCTTCTTTGGTCGCCCGCAAGTCTTCACCTATCCGAAGAACAGTCCGATAGCCAAAGCAATTGACTACGA TCTCCTGCTGTTGCATCAAGCTGGATTGATTCAGTACGCCGAGAAAACTGCCAAATCGCAGAACCGCTGCCGCGTTTCGGATTTGGCAAACGCCCAAGCTCAAAAAATTGCTCCACTCGGCCTGAAGGAAATGAGTGGATCCTTGGTCATCGTGGGTTTGGGCATGGCTAtaagtttcttcatttttattgtCGAATTGATTTTcgcaaaaatgaagaaagcgTTTGCCCGAAAATAA
- the LOC116935239 gene encoding 3-hydroxyisobutyrate dehydrogenase, mitochondrial, whose protein sequence is MAALSNVTRNSKVLIQVIGKNRTFSCSAVQHGSGKRVGFIGLGNMGGPMALNLLNKGNSVTVYDVYPEAMSKLQNAGAAIGHSPAEVAEKSDTIITMLPNSTHVQEAYAGENGVFQTAKPGSLLIDSSTIDPSVSKEMASLAEKKAMTFIDAPVSGGVMAAKAGTLTFMVGGPEKEFANAKAVLEHVGKNIVYCGSVGSGQAAKICNNMLLAINMVGTAEAMNLGVRLGLDPKLLSNIINTSSGRSWSSEIYNPVPGVLPNVPASNNYEGGFGTALMMKDLGLAQSSATRSNSAIPLGSLAHQLYRLMSVRGYAKKDFSSIYQFLQKSENSN, encoded by the exons ATGGCTGCGCTCAGTAATGTAACCCGGAATTCTAAAGTGCTAATCCAAGTGATTGGGAAGAATCGCACATTTTCGt GTTCAGCAGTCCAGCATGGATCGGGGAAACGCGTGGGCTTTATTGGGCTTGGAAATATGGGCGGACCTATGGCCTTGAATTTATTAAATAAG GGGAACTCGGTAACTGTGTATGATGTTTATCCTGAAGCTATGTCAAAATTGCAAAATGCAGGTGCAGCAATTGGACATAGTCCTGCAGAGGTGGCAGAAAAATCAGATACAATTATAACTATGCTACCAAACAGTACTCATGTACAAGAAGCATATGCAGGAGAAAATGGAGTCTTCCA GACAGCAAAGCCAGGTTCTTTGTTAATTGATAGCAGCACCATAGATCCCAGTGTATCCAAAGAAATGGCAAGTCTAGCTGAAAAGAAAGCAATGACATTTATTGATGCACCAGTTTCTGGAG GTGTGATGGCTGCTAAAGCTGGAACATTGACTTTCATGGTTGGAGGGCCAGAAAAAGAATTTGCAAATGCCAAAGCAGTGCTGGAACATGTAGGCAAAAACATTGTATATTGTGGTTCAGTAGGGTCAGGCCAAGCTGCCAAAATTTGTAATAACATGTTGCTAGCCATCAACATGGTTGGGACAGCAGAAGCAATGAATCTTGGTGTTAG ATTGGGATTGGATCCAAAATTGCTAAGCAATATTATCAACACGAGTTCCGGTCGTTCGTGGTCTAGTGAAATATACAACCCTGTGCCTGGTGTACTACCCAACGTCCCGGCATCAAACAACTATGAAGGAGGATTTGGAACAGCCCTGATGATGAAGGATCTTGGGCTTGCTCAAAGTTCTGCTACTCGTTCCAACTCCGCCATACCACTTGGATCGCTAGCTCATCAACTATACCGGCTAATGAGTGTACGAGGTTACGCTAAAAAAGATTTCTCGTCAATTTACCAGTTCcttcaaaaatcagaaaatagTAATTAG
- the LOC116935237 gene encoding pyruvate dehydrogenase (acetyl-transferring) kinase, mitochondrial, producing MRLTVFTANVRNLSRMLDHYSHFNPSPLSVKQFIDFGRSANEVRSFEFLRKELPVRLANIMQEINLLPQNLLRMPSVHLVHNWYVKSFTEILEFEDLKSVDQKKLLEFCQTLVKIRNRHADVVPTMAKGVIELRESHPVDQTVEHRIHYFLDRFYMSRIGIRMLINQHTLLFGGQMNNTRHIGCIDPNCDVQSVVRDAYENAKFLCDQYYLTSPDIEVQEHNNLEPGLPIQIVYVPSHLYHTLFELFKNAMRAVVEHHGAAARDYPPIQVLIIRGKEDVTIKISDRGGGVTRSDMKNLFHYMYSTAPQPSLSDTDSAPLAGYGYGLPLSRLYARYLLGDLTLTSCEGYGTDAYVFLKAISEEANEMLPVFNHSSTRQYSSPLPTRDWVSHIGGSTSSHARARHLSTKAQLIK from the exons ATGAGGCTCACTGTCTTCACTGCCAACGTCCGAAACCTGTCGCGGATGCTGGATCATTATTCCCATTTCAACCCTTCGCCATTGTCCGTCAAACAATTCATCGACTTTG GTCGCAGTGCCAATGAAGTCCGTTCGTTTGAGTTTCTGCGCAAAGAATTGCCAGTTCGTCTTGCCAACATTATGCAAGAGATCAACCTCTTGCCGCAAAATCTACTACGCATGCCGTCAGTTCATTTGGTACACAACTGGTACGTCAAAAGTTTCACAGAAATTCTTGAATTCGAGGATCTCAAAAGCGTCGATCAGAAAAAACTTCTCGA ATTTTGCCAGACTTTAGTCAAGATTCGCAATCGACATGCCGACGTCGTGCCGACCATGGCCAAGGGTGTCATCGAGTTACGTGAATCCCATCCAGTTGATCAGACCGTTGAGCACCGCATTCATTACTTTCTAGATCGTTTCTACATGTCTCGGATAGGCATCCGGATGCTGATAAACCAACACA CGTTGCTGTTTGGTGGGCAAATGAACAACACGAGGCACATTGGCTGCATCGATCCCAACTGCGATGTCCAATCCGTAGTGCGTGATGCCTACGAAAATGCAAAATTCCTTTGCGATCAGTATTACCTGACTTCCCCCGATATTGAAGTCCAAGAGCATAATA ACTTGGAACCAGGATTGCCCATCCAAATTGTCTATGTTCCGTCACATCTCTATCACACGTTGTTCGAACTGTTCAAGAATGCCATGCGAGCCGTTGTTGAACATCACGGCGCTGCCGCACGAGATTATCCGCCCATTCAGGTGTTGATCATCCGCGGGAAAGAAGATGTTACCATCAAG ATATCTGATCGAGGTGGGGGTGTCACTCGATCCGACATGAAAAATCTCTTTCATTACATGTACTCTACTGCACCGCAGCCGTCGCTGTCGGACACGGATTCCGCCCCACTGGCCG GTTACGGATACGGCCTGCCCTTGTCACGCTTATATGCCCGCTATCTATTGGGCGATTTGACGTTGACATCATGCGAGGGCTACGGCACGGATGCCTACGTTTTCCTGAAGGCCATCAGCGAGGAGGCTAATGAAATGTTGCCCGTTTTCAATCACAGCTCTACACGTCAGTACAGCTCACCGTTGCCGACTCGCGACTGGGTCAGCCACATTGGTGGCTCTACTTCATCGCATGCAAGGGCCCGTCACTTGTCAACTAAAGCCCAGCTCATTAAATAG
- the LOC116935242 gene encoding pro-resilin isoform X2 has translation MQVQTVIFFVSLAVVLIAGQEQPQYASGVAKPSYEQQAPMPHSFAWAVKDEPSKNDYSHQQESDGKVTTGSYRVVLPDGRTQIVAYKADENGYVADVKYEGEARYPEYKPSSYSKPTQSYTEEAKPEYLSA, from the exons ATGCAG GTCCAAACTGTTATCTTCTTCGTTTCATTGGCCGTCGTTTTGATTGCTGGACAGGAGCAGCCTCAATATGCAAGTGGTGTGGCCAAGCCTTCTTACGAGCAACAG GCTCCAATGCCGCATTCCTTTGCCTGGGCTGTTAAAGATGAGCCCAGCAAGAACGACTACTCCCACCAACAGGAAAGCGATGGCAAAGTGACCACCGGCTCCTACCGTGTCGTTTTGCCGGACGGCCGCACTCAGATCGTCGCTTACAAGGCTGATGAAAATGGATACGTTGCCGACGTCAAATACGAAGGTGAAGCTCGGTATCCTGAATACAAGCCATCCTCTTACAGCAAACCAACGCAATCCTATACCGAAGAGGCGAAACCGGAATACCTTTCGGCTTAA
- the LOC116935243 gene encoding sulfur globule protein CV2: protein MATRPILLMLCVVLSLLAITVVVEGAPRNRRHLEAILSGLLGTRYGYGNPYDGGYGYGGYGAEYAEYGPGEEGYYGYAGDYDRQPASSAPITIEIEAK from the exons ATGGCCACTCGTCCTATCTTG TTGATGTTGTGTGTTGTTTTGTCTCTCCTGGCCATCACTGTTGTGGTTGAAGGAGCTCCGCGCAACCGTCGCCATCTCGAGGCAATTTTGAGCGGACTGTTGGGAACTCGTTACGGTTACG GTAATCCGTATGATGGCGGTTATGGGTACGGTGGATATGGTGCCGAGTACGCAGAATACGGTCCTGGTGAAGAAGGATATTATGGCTACGCTGGCGACTATGATCGACAGCCCGCCAGCAGCGCACCGATAACTATTGAGATTGAAGCCAAATAG
- the LOC116935240 gene encoding max-like protein X, translating into MDHRSQMTLIGAENRLSFDGKTEPSSPIEKERIGDKRDTPFSRCSSTSSIHTLSSSAQNTDDEDSDCKSTKSYKERRREAHTQAEQKRRDAIKKGYSSLQDLVPTCQQQDPISGYKLSKATVLQRSIDYIQFLQQQKKKQEEELSALRKEVIGLQIMKSNYDQIVKANQSQSGQSENRVPDEVKFQLFQTIMENLFLTFDSMVSAASFVDLSSNVFSWVEEHCKPQSLKNLAVSVLQQLITGSN; encoded by the exons atggaCCACAGAAGCCAAATGACACTAA TTGGCGCAGAAAATCGACTTAGTTTTGACGGAAAAACGGAACCATCGAGCCCTATAGAAAAAGAGCGAATTGGTGATAAGAGAGATACCCCGTTTTCGCGTTGCAGCAGCACGAGTAGCATACATACACTTTCTTCCTCAGCACAAAATACAG ATGATGAAGACAGTGATTGTAAGAGCACCAAAAGCTACAAAGAGAGAAGACGAGAAGCCCACACTCAAGCAGAGCAAAAAAGAAGGGATGCCATTAAGAAAGGTTATAGCTCTTTGCAAGATTTAGTACCAACATGTCAGCAGCAGGATCCCATCAGCGGATATAAACTAAGCAAAGCAACTGTCCTCCAACGATCAATTGATTACATTCAA TTCCTCCagcaacagaaaaagaagcaggAGGAGGAATTGTCAGCTTTAAGAAAAGAAGTTATTGGTTTACAGATAATGAAAAGCAATTATGATCAAATTGTGAAGGCTAATCAGTCTCAGTCTGGCCAATCTGAGAACAGAGTACCTGATGAAGTAAAATTCCAGTTG TTTCAAACCATCATGGAAAACCTTTTCTTGACATTTGATTCCATGGTTTCTGCAGCTAGCTTTGTAGACCTGTCAAGCAATGTCTTTTCATGGGTTGAGGAACATTGCAAACCACAG AGTTTGAAAAACTTGGCAGTCAGCGTACTTCAGCAACTCATCACGGGGTCCAATTGA